A stretch of Synergistaceae bacterium DNA encodes these proteins:
- the upp gene encoding uracil phosphoribosyltransferase, producing the protein MILSVGCDHAGFILKTAVTDFLRNKGEILDRGILAEEPSDYPDQALKVAADVSEGRAALGVLMCGTGVGMAVAANKVRGIRAGVCNDVESARLGKAHNNLNVLTMGGRVISPEQVAPVLEAWLSTPFEGGRHLVRINKIAAAETSILSAETPGRGRVVVFNHPLVQHKVSIIRDKNTSVKEFRELVQEIAGLMVYEITRNLSLTETEVETPVALTKAWALTGKKLAVVPVLRAGLGMVDGILQLVPNAKVGHIGLYRDPETLNPVEYYCKLPPDIGEREVFVLDPMLATGGSASAAISLIRARGGQKVSLVCLIAAPEGIKKVHEIHPETDIFIAALDSRLNDHGYIVPGLGDAGDRLFGTK; encoded by the coding sequence ATGATCCTGTCGGTAGGATGCGATCATGCGGGTTTTATATTGAAAACGGCGGTGACGGACTTCCTCAGAAACAAAGGTGAAATTCTGGATCGCGGGATTCTCGCGGAGGAACCGTCCGACTATCCGGATCAGGCTCTGAAGGTGGCCGCGGATGTTTCGGAAGGCAGGGCGGCTCTCGGCGTCCTCATGTGCGGGACGGGAGTGGGGATGGCCGTAGCCGCCAACAAAGTCAGAGGTATTCGGGCGGGGGTCTGCAACGACGTGGAAAGCGCGCGCCTTGGAAAAGCCCACAATAATCTCAACGTCCTGACCATGGGAGGGCGCGTCATCTCTCCGGAGCAGGTCGCGCCCGTTCTGGAGGCCTGGCTCTCCACACCCTTCGAGGGCGGTCGGCATTTGGTGCGGATCAATAAAATCGCCGCGGCGGAAACCTCCATCCTCTCCGCGGAAACTCCGGGAAGGGGACGGGTTGTCGTGTTCAACCATCCTCTTGTGCAGCACAAGGTCAGTATCATCCGGGACAAAAATACCAGCGTAAAGGAGTTTCGCGAGCTGGTGCAGGAAATCGCCGGTCTGATGGTCTATGAAATCACGCGCAATCTCTCGCTGACGGAGACGGAAGTGGAGACCCCCGTGGCTCTCACGAAAGCCTGGGCCCTTACGGGGAAAAAACTGGCGGTGGTTCCCGTTCTGCGTGCGGGACTGGGCATGGTGGACGGCATTTTGCAGCTCGTTCCCAACGCGAAGGTGGGACACATCGGTCTGTACAGGGACCCTGAAACGCTGAACCCCGTGGAGTATTACTGCAAGCTGCCTCCGGACATCGGCGAGCGTGAGGTGTTCGTTCTGGATCCCATGCTGGCCACGGGAGGTTCCGCTTCGGCCGCCATCTCCCTGATCCGGGCAAGAGGCGGACAGAAGGTTTCTCTCGTGTGCCTGATTGCCGCGCCCGAGGGCATCAAAAAAGTCCATGAAATTCACCCGGAAACCGACATTTTTATTGCCGCCCTGGACAGTCGCCTCAACGATCACGGTTATATCGTACCGGGACTGGGTGACGCGGGAGACCGGCTGTTCGGAACGAAGTAG
- the rnc gene encoding ribonuclease III yields MRFLQEKLGYFFRDRELLYTALCHASYANEQGFAKSNERLEFLGDSVLGMITAHVLYESYPDATEGELSAFRVDVVCRDALVGWASALNLADVLLRGKSLKGDMPPSLLSDAMEAILGAVYLDGGFEAAFLVVRRYLTVLHGDSVAPGSQDAKSGLQTFLQAQDLGLPKYEVVSVKGPSHSPRFSVRVSAAGRSWSAEGKSRKSAELEGAALALAELCPEKLRMKDEKEEKDEKGGEDLCEP; encoded by the coding sequence TTGCGTTTTCTCCAGGAAAAACTGGGATATTTTTTTCGTGACAGAGAGCTTTTGTACACGGCTCTCTGTCACGCTTCGTATGCCAACGAGCAGGGCTTCGCAAAAAGCAATGAACGCCTTGAATTTCTGGGGGATTCCGTTTTGGGAATGATAACGGCCCATGTCCTCTACGAGTCGTATCCCGACGCCACGGAGGGCGAATTGTCGGCCTTCAGAGTCGACGTCGTCTGTCGGGACGCTTTGGTGGGCTGGGCCTCCGCTCTGAATCTCGCCGACGTCCTTTTGAGGGGGAAATCCCTGAAAGGGGACATGCCTCCCTCCCTCCTGTCCGACGCCATGGAAGCGATTCTTGGAGCCGTCTACCTGGACGGGGGATTTGAGGCCGCGTTTCTCGTCGTCAGGCGCTACCTCACGGTGTTGCACGGAGACTCCGTCGCGCCGGGAAGTCAGGACGCGAAATCCGGGCTTCAGACTTTTTTGCAGGCTCAGGATTTGGGGCTGCCGAAGTACGAGGTGGTTTCGGTGAAAGGCCCCTCCCACTCCCCACGGTTCTCTGTGCGGGTCAGCGCCGCAGGAAGGTCCTGGAGCGCCGAAGGGAAAAGCCGCAAATCCGCGGAACTGGAGGGCGCCGCTCTGGCTCTGGCCGAACTTTGTCCCGAAAAATTACGGATGAAAGACGAAAAAGAGGAGAAAGACGAAAAAGGGGGAGAAGACCTTTGCGAACCCTGA
- the fabF gene encoding beta-ketoacyl-ACP synthase II — translation MRRVVVTGLGLVSPIATGKDAYWKALRERKNGIGPITTFDLGDCPVTFGAEVKDFDPTLWMEGKEARRSDRVIQFAVSAAGMAVEDAHLDTTTLDPYKFGVYIGSGQGGIETSFNNFRTMMEKGSKRVSPYFIPMMISNMSTAYVAIRFKAKGPNLCVVTACATSLHSMGEAYHAIVREDADVILAGGTEAALRGISIAGFASMKALSTRLDSPETASRPFDLNRDGFVMGEGAGVLVLEELEHAKARGAHIYAEFVGYGTSCDAGHITAPDEDAAGAIYATKRALQMAGWKPEDVDHINAHGTSTPLNDKTEALMINTIFGAHTKKLPVTSTKSMIGHCLGAAGALETIAALQAIEEGFVHPTLNYETPDPACDVNIVTGEGLKKPIERVLVNNFGFGGHNGVLAFQKYHAS, via the coding sequence ATGAGAAGAGTAGTTGTTACGGGATTGGGGCTTGTGAGCCCCATAGCCACCGGGAAGGACGCCTACTGGAAGGCTCTCAGGGAAAGAAAAAACGGAATCGGTCCGATCACCACCTTCGACCTTGGAGACTGTCCTGTTACATTTGGCGCAGAGGTGAAGGATTTCGACCCGACCCTGTGGATGGAGGGAAAAGAGGCCAGACGCTCCGACCGGGTGATCCAATTTGCGGTCAGCGCCGCCGGCATGGCCGTAGAGGATGCGCATCTGGACACGACCACTCTGGATCCCTATAAATTTGGAGTCTATATCGGCAGCGGTCAGGGCGGCATAGAAACGTCGTTCAACAACTTCCGGACGATGATGGAAAAAGGATCCAAACGTGTCAGCCCCTACTTCATTCCGATGATGATCAGCAATATGTCCACGGCCTACGTCGCCATAAGATTCAAGGCAAAGGGGCCGAATCTTTGTGTGGTCACGGCCTGCGCCACGTCGCTTCACAGCATGGGAGAGGCCTACCACGCCATCGTTCGCGAGGATGCCGACGTCATTCTGGCGGGAGGAACCGAAGCCGCCCTGCGGGGCATCAGCATTGCGGGGTTCGCCTCCATGAAAGCGCTTTCCACGCGTCTGGATTCCCCCGAAACGGCCAGCCGCCCCTTCGACCTCAATCGCGACGGTTTTGTCATGGGAGAAGGCGCGGGGGTGCTGGTACTGGAGGAACTGGAACACGCAAAAGCCAGGGGGGCGCATATCTATGCGGAATTTGTGGGATACGGCACCTCCTGCGACGCGGGGCATATCACCGCTCCTGACGAGGACGCGGCCGGGGCGATTTACGCCACAAAACGCGCGCTTCAAATGGCGGGATGGAAACCCGAAGATGTCGATCACATCAATGCCCACGGCACATCCACGCCCCTCAACGACAAGACCGAGGCCCTGATGATCAATACCATCTTTGGCGCCCACACGAAAAAACTGCCGGTTACGTCCACGAAGTCCATGATCGGACATTGTCTGGGAGCGGCGGGGGCGCTGGAGACCATCGCGGCGCTTCAGGCCATCGAAGAGGGCTTTGTGCATCCCACGCTGAATTATGAAACCCCGGATCCCGCCTGCGATGTGAATATCGTAACGGGCGAAGGCCTGAAAAAACCGATCGAAAGGGTTTTGGTCAACAATTTTGGTTTTGGCGGACATAATGGAGTCCTCGCCTTTCAGAAATACCACGCATCCTGA
- the acpP gene encoding acyl carrier protein, producing the protein MKKEDVLPRLKEIIVDRLDVEEDQIVPEASFVEDLGADSLDIVELIMGIEEEFDIEIPDEDAEKLTSVGEAMNYTLSKIGLDE; encoded by the coding sequence ATGAAGAAAGAAGATGTTCTTCCAAGACTTAAAGAAATTATTGTGGATCGCCTTGATGTCGAAGAGGACCAGATCGTCCCTGAAGCGTCTTTCGTCGAAGATCTCGGCGCGGATTCGCTGGATATCGTGGAGCTGATCATGGGAATCGAAGAGGAATTCGATATCGAAATTCCGGACGAAGACGCAGAGAAGCTGACCTCCGTTGGCGAAGCGATGAACTACACTCTGAGTAAAATCGGACTGGACGAATAA
- the fabG gene encoding 3-oxoacyl-[acyl-carrier-protein] reductase: MTEVGDRRLALVTGAGRGIGRAVALELGKRGFDIAVNYRSSAAAAEELCERLSAGGVRAKAFKADVSQGEEVLALFRAIEKTMGPVQVLINNAGITRDNLLMRMKPEEWNDVIAANLNSVFFCTKEALRGMVKARWGRIVSISSVVGLTGNAGQANYSAAKAGIIGFMKSVAREYAARGITANVVAPGFIDTDMTGALKENVRSAMLGQIPAGRAGSPKDVAGAVAFFASDESEYLTGQVLAVDGGMTMC, from the coding sequence ATGACGGAGGTCGGGGATCGCAGGCTGGCGCTGGTCACCGGCGCGGGTCGGGGCATTGGCCGCGCGGTGGCTCTGGAGCTTGGAAAACGGGGATTCGATATTGCCGTCAATTATCGCAGCAGCGCGGCCGCGGCCGAAGAACTCTGCGAGCGGCTGAGCGCCGGGGGAGTTCGGGCAAAGGCCTTCAAAGCCGACGTTTCTCAGGGAGAGGAAGTCTTGGCTCTTTTCAGGGCCATTGAGAAAACGATGGGCCCCGTGCAGGTTCTTATCAACAATGCGGGCATTACCCGCGACAATTTACTGATGCGGATGAAGCCGGAGGAGTGGAACGACGTCATAGCCGCCAACCTGAACTCGGTTTTTTTCTGCACGAAAGAAGCGCTGCGCGGGATGGTGAAGGCCCGCTGGGGCCGTATCGTCAGCATCTCCTCGGTGGTGGGTCTCACGGGCAACGCGGGGCAGGCGAATTACAGCGCCGCCAAGGCGGGCATTATCGGATTCATGAAGTCCGTGGCGCGGGAATACGCCGCCCGTGGAATCACAGCGAATGTCGTCGCTCCCGGTTTTATCGACACAGATATGACGGGGGCGCTGAAGGAAAACGTCCGGTCCGCCATGTTGGGGCAAATTCCCGCCGGCCGTGCGGGTTCTCCGAAAGACGTCGCCGGAGCCGTGGCCTTTTTTGCGTCGGATGAAAGCGAATATCTGACGGGTCAGGTTTTGGCTGTTGACGGCGGGATGACTATGTGTTAA
- the fabD gene encoding ACP S-malonyltransferase, whose product MKYAFCFPGQGAQEVGMGKALYESFSSARDIFDEADDALSFHITRTIFEGPDEELKRTAITQPAIMTVSVAAFRVLEKEMGVKPEPAFVAGHSLGEYTALVAADVLPFRDAADLVHKRGTWMQEAAPEGVGAMAAIMGLDADSVIAACASVAPQMECQAANFNAPGQIVISGRADFVEKAIAVMKEKGAKKAVMLNVSAPFHSRLMMPAAEKLRAQFETYEWKKPQWPIICNVSATPLSSAESLRRALFEQTYSPVRWADSVIKMADEGVDTFLELGPGEVLSGLNKRCRKGLALMAAGTPEKLEEMAKVLVSGQ is encoded by the coding sequence TTGAAGTACGCATTTTGTTTTCCCGGGCAGGGAGCGCAGGAGGTCGGTATGGGCAAGGCCCTGTACGAGTCTTTTTCCTCCGCGAGGGATATTTTCGACGAGGCGGATGACGCTTTGTCCTTTCATATCACCCGGACTATTTTCGAGGGGCCGGATGAGGAACTGAAACGGACAGCCATCACGCAGCCCGCGATTATGACGGTGAGCGTCGCCGCTTTTCGCGTTTTGGAAAAAGAAATGGGCGTGAAGCCGGAACCCGCTTTTGTCGCGGGGCACAGCCTGGGGGAATACACGGCGCTGGTGGCCGCCGATGTGCTGCCCTTTCGGGATGCGGCGGATCTTGTGCATAAGCGGGGGACCTGGATGCAGGAGGCGGCCCCTGAAGGCGTGGGAGCCATGGCCGCCATCATGGGACTGGACGCGGACTCAGTCATCGCGGCCTGCGCCTCCGTAGCCCCCCAGATGGAATGTCAGGCGGCGAACTTCAACGCGCCGGGACAGATCGTCATTTCCGGGCGGGCCGACTTCGTGGAAAAGGCCATCGCCGTCATGAAGGAAAAGGGAGCGAAAAAAGCGGTTATGCTCAACGTCAGCGCCCCCTTTCACAGCCGCCTGATGATGCCCGCCGCCGAAAAATTGAGGGCGCAGTTTGAAACTTACGAATGGAAAAAACCACAGTGGCCGATCATCTGCAATGTCAGCGCAACGCCCCTTTCGTCGGCGGAGTCGCTTCGACGGGCTCTTTTCGAACAGACCTACAGTCCGGTTCGCTGGGCGGATTCCGTAATTAAAATGGCGGATGAGGGCGTGGACACCTTTCTTGAACTGGGTCCCGGCGAGGTTCTGTCGGGCCTGAATAAACGCTGTCGGAAGGGCCTTGCTCTCATGGCGGCGGGAACTCCCGAAAAGCTGGAGGAGATGGCGAAAGTTCTGGTGAGTGGGCAATGA
- the fabK gene encoding enoyl-[acyl-carrier-protein] reductase FabK: MEQRTRMQHNRVCKLLGTQYPLLQGAMAWVADAVLAAAVSNGGGLGIIAAGNMPPEALEEEISKVRKLTDRAFGLNIMLMSPTADSVLELAAREKVPVVTTGAGIPGRVLQRLKPLGIVVIPVVASVAQAKRVEKQGADAVIAEGMEAGGHIGELTTMVLVPQVAAALRIPVIAAGGIADGHGVAAAFALGAEGVQLGTRFLCCEECTVHTNYKKAVIAARDRSTVITGASTGHPVRCLNNRLTAEFARLEAERAPKEEIERLGTGKLRSAVVEGDVEWGSMMAGQSAGMVNSVLPAAQIVESLFTEATEVLDRITGEGEKLN, from the coding sequence ATGGAACAGAGAACACGGATGCAGCATAATCGCGTGTGCAAACTTTTGGGCACGCAATATCCTCTTCTGCAGGGGGCGATGGCCTGGGTCGCCGACGCCGTGCTGGCCGCGGCTGTCAGCAATGGCGGCGGACTTGGGATCATCGCGGCGGGAAACATGCCTCCGGAGGCGCTGGAAGAGGAAATTTCGAAGGTTCGAAAACTGACGGATCGCGCCTTTGGGCTCAATATCATGTTGATGTCCCCGACGGCTGACAGCGTGCTGGAGCTGGCCGCCAGAGAAAAAGTGCCGGTGGTGACCACCGGAGCGGGGATTCCCGGCAGGGTTCTGCAGCGTCTGAAACCGTTGGGAATCGTCGTCATTCCCGTAGTTGCATCCGTTGCTCAGGCCAAACGCGTGGAAAAGCAGGGTGCGGACGCGGTCATTGCGGAAGGGATGGAGGCCGGAGGGCATATCGGAGAACTGACCACGATGGTTCTGGTGCCCCAGGTGGCCGCGGCTCTCCGGATTCCCGTCATCGCGGCAGGGGGGATTGCCGACGGGCACGGCGTGGCGGCGGCTTTTGCCCTTGGAGCCGAAGGAGTGCAGCTGGGCACGCGTTTTCTCTGTTGCGAGGAGTGTACGGTTCACACGAATTACAAGAAAGCGGTCATCGCGGCCCGGGACCGCAGCACGGTGATCACAGGGGCCAGCACGGGCCATCCCGTCCGATGCCTGAACAACAGGCTGACGGCTGAATTCGCCAGGCTGGAGGCGGAACGGGCTCCCAAAGAGGAGATCGAGCGTCTGGGAACCGGAAAACTGCGGAGCGCCGTCGTCGAGGGCGATGTGGAGTGGGGCTCGATGATGGCCGGTCAGTCGGCCGGCATGGTAAACTCTGTTTTGCCCGCCGCGCAGATTGTGGAAAGTCTGTTTACGGAGGCGACCGAAGTATTGGACCGGATAACCGGCGAAGGAGAGAAGTTGAATTGA
- the plsX gene encoding phosphate acyltransferase PlsX, producing the protein MTIALDAMGGDHAPKEICRGAVLACREHPDLEIILTGDEEKIKPCLSGASPDLLSRLRIVHTTEIVGMDEQPTMAIRRKHDSSMRVAMEMVRGGEAQGCLSAGNTGAIVAGGVLVVGRLPTIDRPALGVPLPTIRRWTFLLDVGASVRSKPLNLVQYAQMGNVYSKKILGVAEPEIALLSNGTEEIKGDDVIAEAREMLLQSSLNFKGYVEGDDVPWGRADVVVCDGFTGNVILKFGEGLMQGARSIIEEEMGHRFMPKVGMLFMIPMVRALWSRFNYEKYGGTPLLGVRGTVIKAHGRSKAPAILGALSAARNFIIKDGVGQIREELE; encoded by the coding sequence CTGACCATAGCCCTGGACGCCATGGGCGGCGATCACGCGCCGAAAGAAATCTGCAGGGGAGCGGTTCTGGCCTGCAGAGAACATCCGGACCTGGAGATTATTCTGACAGGCGACGAGGAAAAAATAAAACCCTGTTTGAGCGGGGCTTCTCCGGATCTTCTGAGCAGACTGCGAATTGTGCATACCACGGAAATCGTGGGGATGGACGAGCAGCCAACCATGGCCATTCGCAGGAAGCACGATTCGAGCATGAGGGTGGCCATGGAAATGGTGCGGGGAGGGGAGGCCCAGGGGTGTCTTTCCGCCGGCAATACGGGGGCGATCGTCGCCGGCGGCGTCCTTGTGGTGGGGCGTCTGCCCACCATCGACCGCCCGGCGCTGGGCGTTCCCCTGCCCACGATACGCCGCTGGACGTTTCTTCTGGACGTGGGAGCTTCGGTGCGGTCGAAACCTCTGAACCTCGTTCAGTACGCTCAAATGGGGAATGTTTACTCCAAAAAAATACTGGGAGTGGCGGAGCCGGAGATTGCGCTGCTTTCCAACGGCACCGAGGAAATCAAAGGAGACGACGTCATTGCCGAGGCGCGCGAGATGCTGCTGCAGAGCTCTCTGAACTTCAAGGGTTACGTCGAAGGGGACGACGTTCCCTGGGGGCGGGCTGACGTTGTGGTGTGCGACGGTTTTACGGGCAACGTGATCCTGAAGTTCGGAGAAGGGCTGATGCAGGGAGCCCGGTCGATTATCGAAGAGGAGATGGGACATCGCTTCATGCCCAAAGTGGGGATGCTTTTTATGATTCCCATGGTGCGCGCTCTCTGGTCCCGTTTCAACTACGAAAAATATGGCGGCACGCCCCTGCTCGGAGTCAGAGGGACGGTCATAAAGGCTCATGGACGTTCGAAGGCTCCCGCCATTTTGGGAGCGCTTTCCGCCGCCCGGAACTTTATCATTAAAGACGGAGTAGGGCAGATTCGCGAAGAACTCGAGTGA
- the fapR gene encoding transcription factor FapR — protein sequence MGAFEIRSDKKYRQDRLVGLLNNNPMATDEELASLLAVSVSTVRLDRALMGIPELRERVRRMAQEASSKLRSLSRSEIVGDLLELEPNRWALSVLRTTRDMAFRFTDVLWDHYIYAQASSIAVAVVEAGLVIIDSMRGSYKGHAKVGDVLVARAKVGVSRKGRYIVSVRTRVGEKEIFVGRFITEVLDAKLT from the coding sequence TTGGGGGCGTTTGAGATCAGGTCTGATAAGAAATATCGTCAGGATCGTCTGGTTGGACTGCTGAACAACAATCCGATGGCTACGGATGAAGAGCTTGCCTCGCTGCTGGCGGTAAGCGTGAGCACCGTGCGTCTGGATCGCGCCCTCATGGGGATTCCCGAATTGCGCGAGCGCGTTCGCCGTATGGCCCAGGAGGCGAGCAGCAAACTGCGTTCCCTCAGTCGCAGCGAAATCGTCGGGGATCTTCTGGAACTGGAACCCAATCGCTGGGCTCTTTCAGTGCTGCGTACCACGCGGGATATGGCTTTTCGTTTCACGGACGTGCTGTGGGACCATTATATTTACGCGCAGGCGAGTTCCATCGCGGTGGCCGTCGTCGAAGCGGGACTGGTCATTATCGATTCAATGCGGGGCTCCTACAAGGGACATGCCAAAGTGGGCGACGTTCTGGTGGCCAGAGCCAAGGTGGGAGTCAGCAGGAAAGGGCGTTATATCGTCAGCGTACGAACCCGCGTCGGAGAGAAGGAAATTTTTGTCGGACGTTTCATCACCGAGGTTCTGGACGCGAAACTGACGTGA
- a CDS encoding rubrerythrin family protein, whose amino-acid sequence MASKTMKNLAEGFAGESQANRKYLAFAEQADREGYPGVAKMFRAIASAETLHAHSHFRAMDGVKDTAANLQAALEGETYEFTTMYPGFIEDAEEENDAKARRSFHMANEAEKVHAALYKQAIDNIASLKGRDSSWYLCPVCGYVHEGRAPDVCPICGAKAAVFKENPCC is encoded by the coding sequence ATGGCTTCAAAGACAATGAAAAATCTGGCAGAGGGGTTTGCCGGAGAGTCTCAGGCAAACAGAAAATACCTGGCGTTTGCGGAACAGGCAGACAGGGAGGGGTATCCTGGAGTTGCAAAAATGTTTCGCGCCATCGCCTCGGCGGAGACGCTTCACGCCCATTCCCATTTCCGCGCCATGGACGGGGTGAAGGACACGGCGGCCAATCTGCAGGCGGCGCTGGAGGGTGAAACTTACGAGTTCACCACCATGTACCCTGGATTCATCGAAGACGCCGAGGAGGAAAACGACGCTAAGGCTCGCAGAAGTTTTCACATGGCCAACGAGGCCGAAAAAGTTCATGCCGCCCTTTATAAACAGGCCATCGACAACATCGCTTCTTTGAAAGGCAGGGACTCCAGCTGGTATCTCTGCCCCGTCTGCGGCTACGTCCACGAGGGCCGCGCCCCCGACGTCTGCCCTATCTGCGGCGCAAAGGCGGCTGTTTTCAAAGAGAATCCCTGCTGTTGA
- a CDS encoding FAD-dependent oxidoreductase, protein MSRRWMRAGIFFSFLFSFLFLFLSERPDVAEADATAYDVIVAGGGISGMAAALQAAKLGAGVLVAEPGDWIGGQATAAGVSTMDDLSPLRSGLYRHFIARIKRHYDRLGKSMATCYWNAKNIAFEPSTGQRVLFEMADEIRAASPGPLDILLRTKVTRVERQGNRITGVTITDRNGTEREIRCRVLIDATEYGDILPLAGAGYRAGNSATPSIDPKAVIQDITWITIIQRYPRGIPGSLRVTTPLPGYPEARKIYERYVTAKGGTFQGTYPVRLPVDFVTHNAYRGLPDSSTPQNYDGQRKNWKFITKTSVNWGNDYPGHVIKTIPGLPVAYLEDEKIRAQMEKEAFLRTLHFIYYIQNELGEPWSVANDEYNAAALPPAAGELPEEWREIARRMPPIPYVRESRRVIGDHTLTSEELFYNSQNYLDGQSHEFEDAIAIGRYGLDLHGANEDAHMERNLNERTASIELNRPRNPFQVPLRILIPKNVEGLLAAEKNLSMTRLVSGALRVQPICMMVGQAAGALAALSLRDGLPLREVPPVRVQRTLLEAGVVLSLSNYSDVSSKHPFFRAIQLSSLHRLLRPIVPPRLNPSAKGIFGVNRPVARGEMFDILKRARAASGTFAEREPDETKNIEGKAKAVTRQEFLEAVFRAFEWGDFPSKSERTTKARSADILQNLGVPGLFGTNMESALARPVTRGEAAEILMKAMTMKNS, encoded by the coding sequence GTGTCTCGACGATGGATGAGAGCAGGGATATTTTTTTCATTCTTATTCTCGTTTTTATTTCTGTTTTTGTCAGAACGACCGGACGTCGCGGAGGCTGACGCCACAGCTTACGATGTGATCGTGGCCGGAGGCGGGATAAGCGGCATGGCGGCCGCTCTTCAGGCGGCAAAACTGGGAGCGGGGGTTCTGGTGGCAGAACCTGGCGACTGGATCGGCGGTCAGGCCACCGCCGCGGGCGTCTCCACCATGGACGACCTGAGCCCTTTGCGCAGCGGGCTGTACCGTCATTTCATCGCCCGGATAAAACGTCATTACGACCGACTGGGCAAATCCATGGCCACCTGTTACTGGAACGCGAAAAATATCGCATTCGAACCCTCGACGGGACAGCGCGTTCTTTTTGAAATGGCGGATGAAATCCGCGCCGCGAGCCCCGGGCCTCTCGATATTCTTCTGCGAACCAAAGTGACGCGGGTGGAGCGGCAGGGAAACAGAATCACAGGCGTCACGATCACGGACCGGAACGGGACAGAGCGGGAAATCAGGTGCCGCGTGCTGATCGACGCCACGGAATACGGAGATATTTTACCTCTGGCAGGCGCCGGGTATCGGGCCGGAAACTCCGCCACGCCTTCCATCGATCCGAAGGCCGTCATTCAGGACATCACCTGGATCACCATCATTCAGCGTTACCCCCGGGGCATTCCCGGCAGTCTTCGTGTCACCACGCCCCTGCCCGGCTATCCGGAAGCCAGAAAAATCTATGAACGCTACGTCACCGCGAAGGGAGGCACCTTTCAGGGAACCTATCCCGTCCGGCTTCCTGTGGATTTCGTCACCCACAACGCCTACCGCGGCCTCCCCGATTCCTCCACGCCTCAGAACTACGACGGACAGCGCAAAAACTGGAAATTCATCACAAAAACCAGCGTCAACTGGGGTAACGATTATCCGGGTCACGTGATCAAAACAATCCCTGGTCTGCCGGTGGCCTATCTGGAGGACGAAAAAATTCGCGCTCAGATGGAAAAAGAGGCTTTTCTCAGAACGCTTCATTTTATTTATTACATTCAAAACGAACTTGGAGAGCCCTGGTCCGTGGCCAACGACGAATACAACGCCGCCGCTCTTCCGCCCGCCGCCGGCGAGTTGCCGGAGGAATGGCGGGAAATCGCCCGTCGTATGCCCCCCATCCCCTACGTTCGGGAGTCGCGGAGGGTCATTGGAGATCACACGCTGACGTCAGAGGAGCTTTTTTACAACTCTCAGAACTATCTGGACGGACAAAGCCACGAATTTGAGGACGCCATCGCCATCGGCCGATATGGACTGGACCTGCACGGCGCCAACGAGGATGCTCACATGGAACGAAACCTGAACGAAAGAACCGCCTCCATCGAGCTGAATCGTCCCCGCAATCCTTTTCAGGTTCCCCTGCGCATTCTGATTCCGAAAAACGTCGAGGGGCTTCTCGCCGCTGAAAAAAATCTTTCGATGACGCGGCTGGTTTCCGGCGCTCTGCGGGTTCAGCCCATCTGCATGATGGTGGGACAGGCGGCGGGGGCGCTGGCAGCCCTTTCTCTGCGGGACGGCCTGCCGCTTCGGGAGGTTCCTCCCGTGAGGGTCCAGCGGACTCTTTTGGAGGCTGGCGTCGTTCTGTCTCTCAGCAACTACTCGGACGTTTCGTCGAAACATCCCTTTTTCCGGGCAATCCAGCTTTCCAGCCTGCACAGGCTGCTCCGCCCCATCGTGCCTCCCCGTCTCAATCCGTCCGCTAAAGGGATTTTCGGCGTGAACAGGCCTGTCGCGCGAGGCGAAATGTTCGACATACTGAAAAGAGCCCGGGCGGCCTCCGGAACCTTCGCCGAACGGGAGCCGGATGAAACGAAAAATATCGAGGGGAAGGCAAAAGCCGTGACGCGGCAGGAGTTTCTCGAAGCGGTCTTTCGCGCGTTCGAATGGGGGGATTTCCCCTCGAAAAGCGAGAGAACGACAAAGGCCAGAAGCGCCGATATTCTGCAAAATCTGGGCGTTCCCGGCCTTTTCGGAACCAATATGGAGTCCGCCCTCGCCCGGCCCGTCACCCGGGGGGAAGCCGCTGAAATCCTCATGAAGGCCATGACGATGAAAAACAGCTGA